From Fusobacterium sp. SYSU M8D902, the proteins below share one genomic window:
- the glgB gene encoding 1,4-alpha-glucan branching protein GlgB: MDKELDRYLFHKGEHREAYKYMGAHFEDDGVIFRVWAPNAKNVSVVGDFNGWSGEAHKMKKNNPEGIWELKIPGLKKLDLYKFKMEQCDGNVVFKADPYAFYSELRPNTASVLYDIPEFKWTDKRWLNKRITGLNKPMNIYEVHLGSWKRKENGDWLNYRELAEELCDYIKDMNYTHIEIMPINEHPLDASWGYQSTGYYSVTSRYGVPEDFMYFVNYMHRHNIGVILDWVPGHFCKDEQGLYKFDGSATYEYADERIGENKEWGTCNFDLSRYEVQSFLISNVNYWFKEFHIDGIRIDAVANMLYLPNIDGLTNQYGGKENLVAVDFFKKFNSAIHEDYPNCVVMAEDSTAWPNVTKHAVDGGLGFNNKWNMGWMNDTLKYFEIDPLYRKDHHGKLTFSFMYAFSENYVLPLSHDEVVHGKKSIVNKMPGFYGAQLSNVRSLYAYQMFHPGKKLNFMGNDFAQGLEWRFYDQLEWELLGNEANKKIQDYCRALNKLYLKEEALWEDSWETFEWIEHENYNGNVIVFLRQTKDKKEKLIGIFNFSGENKVSYRIGVPEEKMYRVILNSDDERFGGVNFNKRKRYKAEKSEWNGRPYSIPLDIASNSVIFLKAEEKKSIEK; the protein is encoded by the coding sequence TTGGATAAAGAGTTGGATAGATATCTTTTTCATAAAGGAGAACATAGAGAAGCTTATAAATATATGGGAGCACACTTTGAAGATGATGGAGTTATTTTTAGAGTGTGGGCTCCGAATGCAAAAAATGTTTCAGTGGTTGGGGATTTCAATGGTTGGAGTGGAGAAGCCCACAAAATGAAAAAAAATAATCCAGAAGGAATTTGGGAATTAAAAATACCTGGATTAAAAAAATTGGATTTGTATAAATTTAAAATGGAACAATGTGATGGAAATGTTGTATTCAAAGCTGATCCATATGCTTTTTATTCAGAATTAAGACCAAATACAGCCTCTGTATTATATGATATACCAGAATTTAAATGGACAGATAAGAGATGGTTGAATAAGAGAATAACTGGATTAAATAAACCTATGAATATATATGAAGTTCATTTAGGATCTTGGAAGAGAAAGGAAAATGGAGATTGGTTAAACTATAGAGAATTAGCTGAAGAGTTATGTGATTACATAAAGGATATGAACTACACTCATATAGAGATAATGCCAATAAATGAGCACCCATTAGATGCCTCTTGGGGATATCAAAGTACAGGATATTACTCTGTAACAAGTCGTTATGGAGTACCTGAAGATTTTATGTACTTTGTAAACTATATGCATAGACACAATATAGGAGTGATATTAGACTGGGTTCCTGGACATTTTTGTAAAGATGAACAAGGGCTATATAAATTTGATGGAAGTGCTACCTATGAGTATGCAGATGAGAGAATTGGAGAGAATAAGGAGTGGGGAACTTGTAACTTTGATCTATCGAGATATGAGGTACAAAGTTTCCTTATCTCAAATGTGAATTATTGGTTTAAAGAGTTTCATATAGATGGAATAAGGATAGATGCTGTAGCTAATATGCTATATCTACCTAATATAGATGGATTGACCAACCAATATGGAGGAAAGGAGAATCTCGTAGCTGTAGATTTTTTTAAAAAATTTAATAGTGCCATTCACGAGGATTATCCAAATTGTGTAGTTATGGCAGAGGATTCCACAGCTTGGCCCAATGTAACAAAACATGCAGTTGATGGTGGATTGGGATTTAATAATAAGTGGAATATGGGGTGGATGAATGATACCTTAAAGTACTTTGAAATAGATCCATTATACAGAAAAGATCATCATGGAAAACTGACATTTTCATTTATGTATGCTTTTTCAGAAAACTATGTATTACCACTTTCACATGATGAAGTGGTACATGGAAAGAAGTCTATTGTGAATAAGATGCCCGGTTTTTATGGAGCACAACTTTCAAATGTTAGATCTCTTTATGCTTATCAAATGTTTCATCCAGGTAAAAAATTGAATTTTATGGGAAATGACTTTGCTCAAGGTTTAGAATGGAGATTCTATGATCAATTAGAATGGGAATTATTAGGAAATGAAGCTAATAAAAAGATACAGGATTATTGTAGAGCTCTAAATAAGCTATATTTAAAAGAGGAAGCACTATGGGAGGATAGTTGGGAGACTTTTGAATGGATAGAGCATGAAAACTATAATGGAAATGTGATAGTTTTTTTGAGACAAACTAAGGATAAAAAAGAAAAACTCATAGGTATATTTAATTTTTCAGGAGAGAATAAAGTTTCATATAGAATAGGAGTTCCTGAAGAGAAAATGTATAGAGTAATATTAAATAGTGATGATGAGAGATTTGGTGGAGTAAATTTCAATAAGAGAAAGAGATATAAGGCAGAGAAGAGTGAATGGAATGGAAGACCATACTCAATCCCTTTGGATATAGCATCTAATTCAGTTATATTTTTGAAGGCTGAGGAGAAAAAATCAATAGAGAAGTAA
- a CDS encoding biopolymer transporter ExbD — translation MRELKRKTGMVNPDLTPLIDVVFQLLIFFMLVTTFSQYTKFDMNLPKSDVESIDKPEVNIELIIDKNEKYYFKIGEESTEIGKDELEAKVQEFMSGRKEQTLVVSADKNLRYEIVIETMGRLKNTGIEKLEINSIK, via the coding sequence ATGAGGGAATTAAAAAGAAAAACAGGAATGGTAAATCCAGATTTGACACCCCTTATAGATGTGGTTTTTCAATTGTTGATATTTTTTATGTTAGTAACAACATTTAGCCAGTATACTAAATTTGATATGAATCTGCCAAAATCAGATGTGGAGAGTATAGATAAACCTGAGGTAAATATAGAATTAATTATAGATAAGAATGAAAAATATTACTTCAAAATTGGAGAAGAATCAACAGAGATAGGGAAAGATGAATTAGAAGCAAAAGTACAAGAATTTATGAGTGGGAGAAAAGAACAGACATTGGTAGTAAGTGCTGATAAAAACTTGAGATATGAGATAGTGATTGAAACAATGGGAAGATTGAAAAATACAGGGATAGAAAAATTAGAGATCAATAGTATAAAGTAG
- a CDS encoding MotA/TolQ/ExbB proton channel family protein, with product MYKYFVEGGMMMWLLGALSILGLGTILERTAYFFKNERDLKGDFKDQIITLVREGKEDEAIELCEKTNNSVSRTVKSILLAYKYENDMYESKEKLMKEKALEQIENLEKRLSILGIVSFISPMAGLLGTVLGMIKSFKAIALEGAGDPNVVANGISEALVTTAAGLLIAIPAIIAYNFFNRKVDKIMMQIEKTSTALINIKKNRDEI from the coding sequence ATGTATAAGTATTTTGTAGAAGGTGGAATGATGATGTGGCTTTTAGGAGCTTTATCAATCTTAGGCTTAGGAACAATTTTGGAAAGAACAGCATATTTTTTCAAGAATGAGAGAGATTTAAAGGGGGATTTTAAAGATCAAATCATTACATTGGTTAGAGAGGGAAAAGAGGATGAAGCAATAGAGCTTTGTGAAAAAACTAATAATTCTGTATCAAGAACAGTTAAAAGCATACTGTTAGCTTATAAATATGAAAATGATATGTACGAAAGCAAGGAGAAACTTATGAAAGAAAAGGCTCTTGAACAAATAGAAAATTTAGAAAAAAGGCTTTCTATTTTAGGGATAGTATCATTTATTTCTCCGATGGCAGGGCTTTTAGGTACAGTATTAGGTATGATAAAATCTTTTAAGGCAATTGCTTTAGAGGGAGCTGGAGATCCAAATGTAGTAGCAAATGGAATTTCAGAGGCATTGGTAACAACAGCAGCTGGACTTTTAATAGCAATACCAGCAATTATAGCATACAATTTTTTTAATAGAAAAGTGGATAAAATTATGATGCAGATAGAAAAAACGTCAACAGCTTTAATAAATATAAAAAAGAATAGAGATGAGATATAA
- a CDS encoding glycogen/starch synthase produces the protein MKVLFATGEAWPFIKTGGLGDVAYSLPKALKEKGVDARVILPKYGQIPEKYRNDMTYLGNKKIWASHYNAYVGIESYELDGVIYYFVDNMQYFSREKIYGEKDDCERFAFFTKAIVETFDITGFTPDIIHCNDWHTALTPIYLLERGLNNIRTVFTIHNLRFQGFFPNQEIEETLEIDRDKYYQEDGLKYYDMISFLKGGVVYSDYVTTVSETYAEEIKTPEYGEGIDGLFRKFDYKLSGIVNGIDGNVFKINSKSKEEMKAKLQKELGLNIDPNVPLVAIISRLDRQKGIDMIAEKFDQMMDLGIQFILLGSGEAHYENFFRWKESQYPKRVCSYIGFNQPLSIDVYQGADIFLMPSLFEPCGLSQMIAMRYETIPLVRETGGLRDTVTPYNEYTGMGDGFGFRDPNGDTMLKVLSYALSIYKDKDQWKKIMENAKARDNSWDTSAKKYIGIYENILNK, from the coding sequence ATGAAAGTACTTTTTGCTACTGGAGAAGCTTGGCCATTTATTAAGACAGGTGGGTTAGGAGATGTAGCATATTCACTACCAAAAGCCTTAAAAGAGAAGGGTGTAGATGCAAGGGTTATCCTACCAAAATATGGACAGATACCAGAAAAATATAGAAATGATATGACATATTTAGGGAATAAGAAGATATGGGCATCACACTATAATGCTTATGTAGGGATAGAGAGTTATGAACTTGATGGAGTGATTTACTATTTTGTAGATAATATGCAGTATTTTTCAAGAGAGAAAATCTATGGTGAAAAGGATGATTGCGAGAGATTTGCATTTTTTACAAAAGCTATAGTTGAAACATTTGATATTACAGGATTTACTCCAGATATTATCCATTGTAATGATTGGCATACTGCTCTTACACCTATATATCTATTGGAAAGAGGACTTAATAATATAAGAACAGTATTTACTATACATAACTTAAGATTCCAAGGATTTTTCCCAAATCAAGAGATAGAAGAGACTTTAGAGATAGATAGAGATAAGTATTATCAAGAGGACGGATTGAAATACTATGATATGATATCTTTTCTAAAGGGAGGAGTGGTATATTCTGACTATGTAACTACAGTTAGTGAAACTTATGCTGAAGAGATAAAAACTCCAGAGTATGGAGAGGGAATTGATGGATTATTCAGAAAATTTGACTATAAGTTATCAGGAATAGTAAATGGAATAGATGGAAATGTATTTAAAATAAATTCAAAATCAAAAGAAGAGATGAAGGCTAAACTACAAAAAGAGTTGGGGCTAAATATAGATCCGAATGTACCATTAGTGGCTATAATATCAAGGTTAGATAGACAAAAAGGTATTGATATGATTGCTGAAAAATTTGATCAAATGATGGATTTAGGAATACAGTTTATATTGCTAGGAAGTGGAGAGGCTCATTATGAAAATTTCTTTAGATGGAAGGAGAGCCAGTATCCTAAAAGAGTTTGCTCGTATATAGGATTTAATCAACCACTTTCAATAGATGTTTACCAAGGTGCAGATATATTCTTAATGCCGTCTCTATTTGAACCTTGTGGACTTTCTCAAATGATAGCTATGAGATATGAGACTATTCCATTGGTAAGAGAAACAGGTGGATTGAGAGATACTGTAACTCCATATAATGAGTACACTGGTATGGGAGATGGATTTGGATTTAGAGATCCTAATGGAGATACAATGTTAAAAGTATTATCTTATGCATTATCAATATATAAAGATAAAGATCAATGGAAAAAAATTATGGAAAATGCAAAAGCAAGAGATAATAGTTGGGACACTTCAGCTAAGAAATATATAGGAATATATGAAAATATTCTGAATAAATAA
- a CDS encoding energy transducer TonB, with translation MKFYLFSFIIHMILFFSVIKLPKNEVKLDSKNVVVYLNELKIEGENTPEPAPIKNVEPPKEKVEKKIEKKEIKKIEKKIEKKLEKKLEKKKIVKKVKEEVESKVEEKITEGVEIAGVNKNVNELDGLVKDGTGTYIGDQKSNQGIGYKIKREVDPNYPMMAKKIGFKDEVVIKTKFLVGLNGKVEEIIFLNDYTKYGFQKEVEKALKKWEFEPIVYKNKKIKMYFYKDFRFNVK, from the coding sequence ATGAAATTTTATCTATTTTCATTTATTATTCATATGATTCTATTTTTTTCTGTTATAAAACTTCCAAAAAATGAAGTTAAATTGGATAGTAAAAATGTAGTAGTGTATCTCAATGAATTGAAGATAGAGGGAGAAAATACTCCAGAACCAGCACCAATAAAGAATGTAGAACCACCAAAGGAAAAAGTTGAGAAAAAAATAGAAAAAAAAGAGATAAAGAAAATTGAAAAAAAGATTGAAAAGAAACTTGAAAAGAAACTTGAAAAGAAAAAAATTGTAAAGAAAGTTAAGGAAGAAGTAGAGAGTAAAGTAGAAGAAAAGATAACTGAAGGAGTAGAAATAGCAGGTGTAAATAAAAATGTGAATGAATTAGATGGACTTGTAAAAGATGGAACTGGAACATATATTGGAGATCAAAAAAGTAATCAAGGAATAGGATATAAAATAAAAAGAGAAGTTGATCCTAATTATCCTATGATGGCTAAAAAAATAGGATTTAAAGATGAGGTTGTTATCAAAACAAAATTTTTAGTGGGACTTAATGGAAAGGTAGAGGAAATTATATTTTTGAATGATTACACAAAATATGGATTTCAGAAAGAAGTAGAGAAAGCACTAAAAAAATGGGAATTTGAGCCAATAGTTTATAAAAATAAAAAAATAAAAATGTATTTTTATAAAGATTTTAGGTTTAATGTAAAGTAA
- a CDS encoding TonB-dependent receptor — translation MKKYLVIAAIVAVGTTLLAEEKLEGTKLDETVISTENFETNVRSIPANVSIITNQELIESGAKDLVDALKNVPGVRVTRYAGTIKFDIRGLNSMYSDRNALITLDGVPVEAQQISNLPMNMIEKIEIIPGGGNILYGDKAIGGIVNVITKSTENRKNYGSLFGELGNHSSKKMGVNFGTKVKNILVDGGYISSKNDGWRDHENFENDTFNIKAKYLLENGDVEYKYTYTEDKDLKGVAVPRVVDRKDPGKIAGGKYKSQDHYIKYRKDVSDNLEFLLYGNYYEKENDSFKRYKNSNYYGYFIKDNDEIRKYIKSQIKYKYSNKNYTILGMDYLDERLKPDVTSKEFKEVTGMGTNGNTITGKKWVETGESKKENFGVFLSNHIFYNKFQFIQGIRYDKAEYDFYWRNGKLNSFEKIGQNDRGKYENYSLELAMNYDYSDSGMTYLSYNRAFRTPTVGEMRYTRNSEKLKPQVQDTIELGVKDYIYDTFISASTFYKKTQDEIYSAIPPEFTGMVNYNIGTTERIGVEIYVEHYIGKATLKGSATYLKTKVIDGQYAGVEIPSVPSWKLSTGLKYDFTDKFSTSIDMLYYSDMYDLDDLENKRGKNTGGYTTFDISSYYKVNDNLMLTARIENIFDKKYDEYAGYWDDNYDGVWKYRRQYYPAIGRTITAGFIYSF, via the coding sequence ATGAAAAAATATTTAGTAATTGCTGCAATAGTAGCTGTAGGAACAACACTATTAGCAGAAGAAAAGTTAGAGGGAACAAAATTAGATGAGACAGTAATATCTACTGAAAATTTTGAAACGAATGTAAGAAGTATACCTGCAAATGTAAGTATAATAACTAATCAAGAATTAATAGAAAGTGGAGCAAAAGATTTGGTAGATGCTTTAAAAAATGTTCCTGGAGTAAGAGTAACAAGATATGCAGGAACAATTAAATTTGATATTAGAGGGTTAAACTCTATGTATAGTGATAGAAATGCATTAATAACATTAGATGGAGTTCCAGTGGAGGCACAACAAATTTCTAATTTACCTATGAATATGATAGAAAAAATAGAAATTATACCTGGTGGAGGAAATATTCTTTACGGAGATAAAGCAATAGGTGGTATTGTAAATGTGATAACTAAGAGTACTGAAAATAGGAAGAATTATGGTTCTCTTTTTGGAGAATTAGGAAATCATAGTAGTAAGAAAATGGGAGTGAATTTTGGAACAAAAGTGAAAAATATACTTGTTGATGGGGGATATATTAGTTCAAAAAATGATGGCTGGAGAGATCACGAAAACTTTGAAAATGACACCTTTAATATAAAAGCAAAATATTTGTTAGAAAATGGAGATGTTGAGTATAAATATACTTATACAGAGGATAAAGATTTAAAAGGAGTGGCAGTTCCACGTGTTGTAGACAGAAAAGATCCTGGAAAAATAGCAGGAGGAAAATATAAATCACAAGATCATTATATAAAATATAGAAAAGATGTAAGTGATAATTTAGAATTTTTACTATATGGAAATTATTATGAGAAAGAGAATGATAGTTTTAAAAGATACAAAAATTCAAATTATTATGGTTATTTTATAAAAGACAATGATGAAATAAGAAAATATATAAAGTCACAAATAAAATATAAATATTCAAATAAAAATTATACTATTTTAGGAATGGATTATTTAGATGAAAGATTAAAACCAGATGTTACTTCAAAAGAGTTTAAAGAGGTTACAGGAATGGGAACAAACGGAAATACAATTACTGGAAAAAAATGGGTGGAAACAGGAGAATCAAAAAAGGAGAATTTTGGAGTTTTTTTGAGTAATCATATTTTTTATAACAAATTTCAGTTTATTCAAGGGATTAGATATGATAAGGCAGAGTATGATTTTTATTGGAGAAATGGAAAGTTAAATAGTTTTGAAAAAATAGGACAAAATGATAGAGGAAAATATGAAAATTACTCTTTAGAATTAGCTATGAATTATGATTATTCAGATAGTGGAATGACGTATTTATCATATAATAGAGCATTTAGAACTCCTACAGTAGGAGAAATGAGATATACTAGAAATTCTGAAAAGTTAAAGCCACAAGTTCAAGATACAATAGAATTAGGTGTAAAGGATTATATTTATGATACTTTTATTTCAGCTTCAACTTTTTATAAAAAAACTCAAGATGAAATTTACTCAGCTATCCCACCAGAATTTACAGGAATGGTAAACTATAATATTGGAACAACAGAGAGAATAGGAGTAGAAATTTATGTAGAACACTATATAGGAAAAGCTACTTTAAAAGGATCAGCAACATATCTAAAGACCAAAGTTATTGATGGACAATATGCTGGAGTTGAAATTCCAAGTGTGCCAAGTTGGAAATTATCTACTGGATTAAAGTATGATTTTACTGATAAATTTTCAACTTCAATAGATATGCTTTATTATAGTGATATGTATGATCTTGATGATTTAGAAAATAAAAGAGGAAAAAATACAGGTGGATATACAACATTTGACATCTCTTCTTATTATAAAGTGAATGATAATTTAATGTTGACAGCAAGAATTGAAAATATTTTTGATAAAAAGTATGATGAATATGCAGGATATTGGGATGATAATTATGATGGTGTTTGGAAATACAGAAGACAATATTATCCAGCTATTGGAAGAACAATTACAGCAGGATTTATTTATAGTTTTTAA
- a CDS encoding ABC transporter substrate-binding protein, with protein MKRLYQNIIVMLFILGGLAYANPPRRAISTAQFTTEILLSIGAEEKLIGTAYLDSEILPELKEKYDKVPVLSNKLPTKEKFYSQNPDFLTGWPSVLTPANLGPLEELNENGVQVYIMKSVNSNNIEDVFSDILKYGEIFELQENAQNVVNEMKEDLEKIKNKLPKEKIKVFPYDSGEGVPFVVGGQGMGNTIIELAGGENIFKDINSSFGNGSWEKALVEDPEVILIVDYGDTSYEKKVEYIKQRSILKDLDAVKNNRFIKIELADISSGVRNVKAIKKLAKELHSIEI; from the coding sequence ATGAAGAGATTATATCAAAATATAATAGTAATGTTATTTATTTTAGGAGGGTTAGCATATGCTAACCCTCCTAGAAGAGCTATATCAACAGCACAGTTTACAACAGAGATACTTTTAAGTATAGGAGCAGAAGAAAAATTAATAGGGACAGCTTATTTGGATAGTGAAATTTTACCAGAGTTAAAAGAAAAATATGATAAAGTTCCTGTTTTATCAAATAAACTACCTACTAAAGAGAAGTTTTATTCACAAAATCCAGATTTTTTAACAGGGTGGCCCTCTGTATTAACACCAGCAAATTTAGGACCGCTTGAAGAATTAAATGAGAATGGAGTTCAAGTGTATATAATGAAATCTGTAAATAGTAACAATATAGAGGATGTTTTCTCGGATATTTTAAAGTATGGAGAGATTTTTGAATTACAAGAAAATGCTCAAAATGTAGTAAATGAAATGAAAGAGGATTTAGAAAAAATAAAAAATAAATTACCAAAAGAAAAAATAAAGGTTTTTCCATATGATAGTGGGGAGGGAGTACCATTTGTAGTTGGAGGACAAGGAATGGGAAATACAATAATTGAACTAGCTGGTGGAGAAAACATATTTAAAGATATAAACTCTAGTTTTGGTAATGGAAGTTGGGAAAAAGCTTTAGTAGAGGATCCAGAGGTTATTTTAATAGTGGACTATGGAGATACTTCATATGAAAAGAAAGTAGAGTATATAAAACAAAGATCTATATTAAAAGATTTAGATGCAGTAAAAAATAATAGGTTTATAAAAATTGAATTAGCTGACATATCTTCAGGTGTGAGAAATGTTAAGGCAATAAAAAAATTAGCTAAAGAGCTTCATAGTATAGAAATTTAA
- a CDS encoding glucose-1-phosphate adenylyltransferase → MKKNIIAMLLAGGQGSRLKKLTEKIAKPAVSFGGKYRIIDFTLSNCSNSGIDTVGVLTQYEPHILNEHIGSGSPWDLDRMNGGVTVLQPHTKKNDGGGWYKGTANAIYQNISFIDKYEPEHVLILSGDHIYKMDYDKMLKFHIEKDADATIGVFNVPLKDAPSFGIMNTNEDYSIYEFEEKPKEPKSTLASMGIYIFKWSVLKKYLIEDEQDSTSSNDFGKNIIPNLLNDKMKLFAYPFEGYWKDVGTIDSFWEAHMDLLKEDNELNLFDKSWKINTRQGVYPPLYVSDEARVINSLVEKGCEIEGEVKNSIIFPGVKIGKNSKIFNSVIMPNTTIEENVIINKAILAEDVVIEKNTVVGDNEEIVVIGAGEIIKSNAVK, encoded by the coding sequence ATGAAGAAGAATATAATAGCTATGCTACTAGCTGGAGGACAAGGAAGTCGTCTAAAAAAACTTACAGAAAAAATAGCAAAACCAGCAGTTTCATTTGGAGGAAAGTATAGAATAATAGATTTTACTTTAAGTAACTGTTCAAACTCTGGAATAGATACAGTAGGAGTATTAACTCAATATGAACCTCATATTTTGAATGAGCATATTGGAAGTGGATCTCCTTGGGACTTGGATAGAATGAATGGAGGAGTTACAGTATTACAACCTCATACTAAAAAGAATGATGGTGGAGGATGGTATAAAGGGACTGCCAATGCAATATATCAAAATATCTCTTTCATAGATAAGTATGAACCTGAGCATGTTCTAATACTATCTGGAGATCATATATACAAGATGGATTATGATAAGATGTTAAAATTCCATATAGAAAAAGATGCAGATGCAACAATTGGTGTTTTTAATGTACCTTTAAAAGATGCACCTAGTTTTGGAATAATGAATACAAATGAGGACTACTCAATCTATGAGTTTGAAGAGAAACCAAAAGAGCCAAAAAGTACACTAGCTTCTATGGGAATATATATATTCAAATGGAGTGTATTGAAAAAATATCTAATTGAAGATGAGCAAGATTCAACTTCAAGTAACGATTTTGGTAAGAATATTATTCCTAATTTATTAAATGATAAGATGAAATTATTTGCTTATCCATTTGAAGGGTATTGGAAAGATGTTGGAACAATAGACAGTTTCTGGGAAGCTCATATGGATCTACTTAAAGAGGATAATGAATTAAATCTATTTGACAAGAGCTGGAAGATAAATACTCGTCAAGGGGTATATCCGCCACTATATGTTAGTGATGAAGCAAGAGTAATTAACTCTCTTGTAGAAAAAGGGTGTGAAATAGAGGGTGAAGTAAAAAATTCAATAATTTTCCCAGGTGTAAAAATAGGAAAGAATAGTAAAATATTTAACTCAGTAATTATGCCAAATACAACTATTGAGGAGAATGTAATAATAAATAAAGCAATTTTAGCTGAAGATGTAGTTATTGAAAAGAACACTGTTGTTGGAGATAATGAGGAGATTGTAGTAATTGGTGCCGGAGAGATAATAAAAAGTAATGCTGTAAAATAG
- the glgD gene encoding glucose-1-phosphate adenylyltransferase subunit GlgD: protein MINNYMAIIFLDESLDNIRSLTKMRPLASVPAGGTYRIIDFALSNLVNAGIRNVGIFAGNEDLNSLTDHIGRGAEWDLDRKKDGIFMFKQMADSSYTTNIKRVKKNMEYFFRSKQENVVVLSSHMVCNLDVKDVIKHHEESGRDITLVYKKVNNANERFDNCDSVKIGENNEVLGIGQNLFFKKDENISMEAFIMSKELLIKMICDGIQEGVYYTVRDLVTRNVGRVSINGYEFKGYLSCVNSTKEYFDFNMDLLKKEVREDIFIKERSIYTKTKDTPPSLFKEGAEVNNSLIANGCILGGNVKNSILARGAVVEAGAEVENCILLQDCVVKSGAVLKNIIVDKNNVINSNEKLSASRNYPLVIEKSIKWDDKQYKNLLAYLEGANK, encoded by the coding sequence ATGATTAACAACTATATGGCTATAATATTTTTAGATGAAAGTTTAGATAATATAAGATCGCTTACTAAAATGAGACCACTTGCTTCTGTTCCGGCTGGAGGAACATATAGAATAATAGACTTTGCACTTTCAAATTTGGTTAATGCAGGAATAAGAAATGTAGGAATTTTTGCTGGAAACGAGGATTTAAACTCTCTTACTGACCATATTGGTAGAGGAGCAGAGTGGGATTTAGACAGAAAAAAAGATGGAATTTTTATGTTTAAACAGATGGCTGACTCATCATATACAACAAATATAAAGAGAGTAAAGAAGAATATGGAGTATTTCTTCCGTAGTAAGCAGGAAAATGTAGTGGTATTGAGTTCACATATGGTATGTAACTTAGATGTAAAAGACGTTATAAAACATCATGAAGAGAGTGGAAGAGATATCACTCTAGTGTATAAAAAAGTAAACAATGCTAACGAAAGATTTGATAATTGTGACAGTGTAAAAATTGGTGAAAATAATGAAGTTTTAGGAATAGGACAAAATCTTTTCTTTAAAAAAGATGAGAATATCTCTATGGAAGCATTTATTATGAGTAAGGAGCTTCTAATAAAGATGATATGTGACGGTATTCAAGAGGGTGTTTACTATACAGTTAGAGATTTAGTTACTAGAAATGTTGGAAGAGTAAGTATAAATGGTTATGAGTTTAAAGGATATCTATCTTGTGTAAACTCAACAAAAGAGTATTTTGACTTCAATATGGATCTTTTGAAAAAAGAGGTAAGAGAGGATATATTTATTAAAGAGAGAAGTATATATACTAAGACAAAAGATACTCCACCTTCACTATTCAAAGAGGGAGCAGAGGTAAATAACAGTTTGATAGCCAATGGATGTATTTTAGGTGGTAATGTTAAAAACTCTATCTTGGCAAGAGGAGCAGTTGTAGAGGCAGGAGCAGAGGTAGAAAACTGTATACTATTACAAGATTGTGTTGTAAAATCAGGAGCTGTATTAAAAAATATAATTGTTGATAAAAACAATGTAATAAATTCTAATGAAAAATTAAGTGCTTCTAGAAATTATCCATTAGTAATAGAAAAAAGTATAAAATGGGATGATAAACAGTATAAGAATTTATTAGCTTATTTAGAGGGAGCTAATAAATAA